DNA sequence from the Vicia villosa cultivar HV-30 ecotype Madison, WI linkage group LG3, Vvil1.0, whole genome shotgun sequence genome:
GATTTGCTGTCTCCATGTGGTCCTAAAGAGTGGTACTCATGATGGTAGTTTGGAGGAGGGCCTTGTCTTTCCCGGTTTTGATGATATCTGTTGTCTTGTGCATGTGTTTTCCAATCTTCCCGAAATTCACGTTCCTTCCCGAAATGGCTTTGATTTCCATTTCGGCGAACCCCAGATGATGGGTGATGCTGAATCCTAGGACCCATACTTGTTGGAGCCTGCTCACTTGAGCTAACAGCTACCTGATTTAAGGAGTGGGAATGGCCTTCTGGCGGAGCATTTCTACTCTCTCTTTTAACATCCACATTCCCAAAATTTGGAGCTTCTCTATCCATGCTATTCTCAGAAACTGGTTGGCGGGGAGGTTGTGCCGCAAGAAAGCTAGAATCCTTGTCTATACTATCTGGAAATGATCCACCATGAGTAAACTCCTTTCTCTTGGGTCTATCTCCTCTCTGATTATTTGATGACTGAAATTTGGGTTGCCAGTGTGATGACCCACGATCTCCAATACTTTGATTTTCCTTCAAAACAGCATTCATATCTGGCACAGAAGATGATATCAGTGTTTCAGTTTTCCTTGTCCCCCCAGCCCTTTTCGGTGGATCAACGTCATGGTTCACCCCTGTGCCCTTCTGTCGCCTAAACGGTTGCCTTTCCCTGACCGTTCCTTTATGATCTTTAATAATAGGAACAGAAACTGAAACAGCTGAATCATGATTCTCTAGATTGTTTGAGGCATCAGGTTTGCTGGTGTTATTAGCATGCTTCCATTGTCCTCTTGTTTCAGACATCTGCACTTTTTGACGCTCCATCGGTATCTGAATATTTTGATAGGAGTCTGAACCATGGTTCACTCCATCTAGCATGTCGTGCACATCTTTTGATTCTGTTGAATTCCTTTGTCGCCATGATCCATGTGATTTTCCCTTCCCAACCCTAGTTTGCCTGCTAACTCCAATTTTAGACTCCAGGACAGAACTCACTATTTCAGCACCTGAAATAGTATTCTGCGTTATCTGGGGACCTTCAGAACCAGAATCAACTTTTTCAACACACTCATCTGTAAGAACCTGACTGATTGAGGATACCGTTTGTTGTGAACTTCCTTGCTGAGCCATTTCTTTTGCAATAGGTTTTGGAATATATCTCTCCATTTCAGCCCTCTTATTTCTTAAATTATGCACCTGCTGTTCACTCTTTGCAGGAACAATCACCTCAATTTTACTTTTCTCACTTGATTCATCCAAGATGACCTGCTGTTCACTCTTTGCAGGAACAATCGCCTCAATTTTACTTTTCTCACTTGATTCATCCAAGATGCCCTTGTTCGGTAGTTTAACAGGTGCCCACATCAAAGCATCACTCCCACGGGATTTCTCTGTTAGTCTATTAGCCTGCATGTTTCTTGGCATCCTACGAGAATGCTGTGATTTCAACAGGTTATTCGTTCTACCATAGGATTCTTCAATTAATGAAAATTTTTGTTCTGAATACTGGTTTGGATCTTTATACAAAGATGATGACTGAAGTGATCCCTGATCTAACTCGATGTCTTCCCTGGGTTTATTTTCGACAGAGCTACTAGACAGATCAGCTTCCTTCAACATTGCAGTTGGTAATGCAGGCAAGAATGAAATATCTTTAACTTTCTGTTTGTTTTTCTTATTCCTGTTATTCCTCTTTTTCTGGTTCCCATGTGACTCAACCATAGAAATTGAATTCATGGGTAAGGCTGAACTTACTTCATTTGTAGCAATGCTGGAAGATACATTAACATAAGCCATTGGGTCGGAAAGATTTTGCTTTTGTTTATAACCTGTTCTTCTCTGCTTTGAGGCAACATTGTTTTGAGACTGTAAAGATTTTGTGGCATCAGCGCAATTAACATTCTGGTATAAGGTTGCCGACTGATTAGGATTCATAACATTCTGACATGCACCATCATCACTAGGCATTACAGAGGAATTGGCATTCCCGGATTCTCTCAATACTGTTGCGGACTCAGAAAGTTGAAATTCTTGCCTATTCTGAGGGGGAGAATTCGCAGCATACGCTTTCTGCATTGATCCTTCCACTGCTTCTGTGCGCCTGTTTACCTCCTCTAACTTTACTAGAGACTTAGCCCATTGCTTTTTAGTTTGCTCCTCCTCTTCCACTTGCAGTTGCTTCGTCTGCTGCTTGGATAACTCTTTTGTCATAGCATGCTGAAGATTTAAAAAATTGTGCAAGAGTTAAATGCAAGCATAACAAGTAGCTAGTACACAAAAAAGTGAATGTATTACCTGTTCATGGCTATTGGCTGAATCAGATATTTGCACAGATACTCCTTCGCGCCTTACTTGGCTATACGACCCAGACCTTTCATAGGCATCAACAGATATTTGATGCTCACCTACAAGAATGCTAGATGCTTCCCACTGTGTacctgatgatgatgaagaatctATGACCCCGGATTTCTTTTGCCAACCATCAACATCTTGAGTATCCAGCCTCCCCTTACGATGGTTGCGTCTGCCGTGCATGCCATGAGAAACTTGCCTGTGCAAGAGAATTTCAATACTTTCACCACGATTAATGAACCATAATTAGAGCAATTGATATAAAGAAACTATGGCCAACCTGGATGTAGGTGTTTCACTGAAAGTTGATGACTTCAAATTCTTTTCGCCTCCAAAAGCACCCACTCCACGAACTGTTGGATTTTTTACTTCAGTGGCAAGGGTTGTCTCAAGAGATACAACACCAGCACTTGCATCATTATCCATTTGGCTACCAGTGTGAAACTTATTCATCCTATCATCTTTACTTTTAGTGGATGAAATATCCCTGGCTTTTGCATTTAAACCCTCTATCTTTTGAATCAGAGTAGAATCTTTAGGGGCGGACGGTCTTGAGGCAATTCCTAGTTTATTAGAACTGACAACATCCACTTTCCTTTCTGAAATATTATCAAAGCTTCCAGCACTTTCAAGTGACTTGGTATTCTTGACAGAAATAGATCCTTGATTTCCCGATGTTTGAGAAGAAGCTTCTTTGCTATGAGCACTTATCCTCCTTAAATCCATCTCCATGTTCCCTCTGTGATCATTCTCCTGGACAGGCAATCTTGATTGGTCCCTCTCATTGGCATGTGATGCATTCGTTGTTAACGAGCCCTCCAAGTTTGTTGTTGGTTCATTTTTTCCATCCAACTCATTGTGTTGCTTAAGAAGAACTCTGTATGGTCTGGTGTCAGGAGTATGACTGGATTCTACCGGCTCTGATGCCAATGATTTTACTACAGGACCATGTCCACCAGATCTACCATGTGAAATGCCAGGCTCGGGTGGGTTATGAATTGGGTTCCTATTATAAACAGAAGCTCCAGTTGCCATTCCCATTAAAGGGACATCTCGTTCATTGGAATTACAATAGCCCATTGGAGGACCATAGTAGGCTTCATAGGCCATAGGGCCAGGAAAAAAACCAGGCCTCAATGGCATACCTGGAGGAATGTAAGCATCAGGCATATGGGGCCTGTAGACTTCCCCATTATTATGCTGCCCTCTTGGACCACTTCCAGGAGGAGGAACTTGAGGTGGATTTGCAAAACCAGTATGTGGAAATTGTGGACGATAAAATGGAAACGGTTCAATTGGAAAGCCACCTGGAGCAACAGGAGTTGCAAAAGGACCATTAGGTGGGCCTCTGAACCAAAAATCACGTTGATGGTTATTTACTGGAGCACCACGCCAAACATCAAAGTGCTGAGGAAGAATACCGGCATTAGGATAGGGATGGAGATTCCCCTGCCATTTCTCTATTCCGGGCCTCATACCATCTTCATTGAATGCCTGGTCGTCTCTTCTCCAAGAATTTTCAGTTCCACACTTCGTATTTGCATGAACAGGAACATCATCTGTAACACAAGCAACACAAAATCATGACAATCAATGATAAATCACAAAATCCTAGAAGCAGAAATGGGCAGAACCAAAACTAAGTCAACATGTATTAATATAACGGCAAGAGCATGAAGACAAACCGACAGTTGAGGTCTCATTTTTCTCTTTCCCAAGTACAGCGGAAGAGTCGGGCCGAATATGAGAACCCTGATCTGTGAATGGTACATAAATATTTCACAACAAATGATAAATTAAATCTCAACCATTTCTGAAGTCACTCATTAGATCTCAACAAAGATATTATAATATCTTGATCTTGAAGTCACTCTAGTTATAGATAACAAGACTAAAATACAGTCCAACTATTCAACAAATAATGATTCAAATCCCAACCATTCAAAATTTATGTCATATAAAACTAGAgaacacaaaagcaaaaacacTAAGACAAAATATAGTGGAAAACTGAATGGATAAAGAAAAAGTAAATTTAAACTTCCAAACTTATAGTACACTACATTGATATGTATATAAGCAACTTAAACTAAAGACAATATGTGCTACCTataaaaaatttccttttttttattaaaataatgttACTAAAGAAAGAATAGTACAAAGTAAGAGGATAAGACACCCTCGCAAGAAAATTGCAAATAGGAGAAAAAGTCATATCATAGAACATATGTCAATCTTTCTGCATGTCTAACATCGACAAAAACTAAACAGCATGTAGACAAGAAACCTGAAAATTTTAGGCAAAGTCATTGTAGTGACAGCAACCACTCAATGAGAAATGTATGCAGTGTAAATCGATAAAATATTAAATGCTACTAAGACCGAAGAATATAGCACTATGATCTATTTCAAATTGTCAATCAATATAAAATCATAATCACCTCAGTACTGATAATATTTATGCATAATATGCTACCTTGGGACTCAAAATCAGGTTCAGATTTGTCCTTTTCAGAACCAAGAGTAGGAAAATCTCCAGAGCTCAAAGAAAAACTATCATTCTTGCATTGTTTAATTCCCTACATCAGGACAGTAGTACAATATCAGATACAGATGATAAATCAACTTCGATAACATCCCTTCAAATAACTACAACAGAAGAACTTCAAAGAAATTTGGAAAGAGTTAAAGACTCGACTATCttattttaacaaataataaGGTAAAATACTACTGTAACATTACTCTTACTACTACATCTCCAAATCCACTAAAATAAGGATATTTGTCAAATTATTCAAAACACATTCCAGGAATATATGGGTAGGAAATGTGTATTCTGAGAATGGATCCTCTCATGTGACATGAGGGTCCACTGAAATTCCCACCTTCCATTAAAAAGGAGAGAGAAAGAGGATTTACAATGAAATAAAAGGAGAAAGGAGGTTTAAGGGTTGAGATATGGAAACTTGAGAGAACATGAGGAAAAAAAAACTGAGAGGATCCATTACCACGTATTCCTACGCTTGTTACAAGGTTAAAAAACTATTCCTGTGAAAGTGGTTAGGAAAGTATATTCCAATGAGGTGTGGATGAAATTTTATattcaatagtttttttttaatttctatgaTAACTACCTCAACGTCCCATTTTATTTATTACTTTTGGGAATGTTATAAATGTGAGCCAAACACTTTTAAAGATTACTTTATTAAGAAAACCCAGAAGATTACTTTACAATTAGATGATTGAATATTTCCCTGATATACTACAAGGAGTGGTTGCCAACCCTTGATAACGGCGCAAAAAAGCTAACAGCACAGTTGCCTGCTAATATTCCAAAGAGTATGGATACATCACTAACAGTTtattaagcaaacatacaaatacaatttttttttccaaaacacaagaccccATACTTAAAGACATATTATCAATCAAAGCCATATTCTACAACTTCTGTTTTGAGATAGACTGTCATTTTGTCAGAGAGAAAATTGAATCAGGCGACACCGTCACAAGCTTTGTCAACTCTAATGATCAATTAGCAGATGTTTTTACAAGGACCCTACGAGGTCCCAGAACTAATTAAATATGTGTCAAGCTTGGTGCATTTGACTTATATGCTtcagcttgagggggagtgttgatattTGTTTGCATACACTTAGTTGTGTAATTCACTATATAATACAACTTCCGTAGTGCTATTCAGACACAGGGTTTCTCTAAACGTCTCTCATTCTCTCGTTTTTTAACACAAACATATAAACACGTTTTTTCCAAAACACGGGCCCCCATATTAAAAGACATATTATCAATCAAAGCCATTATCTAGACACAACGACAAAAGCAGAATACTCTGGAAggaagttttaatttttaaaaatatggagcaattaattcaaaaaaacaataatatgAATATACTCGTGAGGCTAAAACTAGTATTCTGTTGACTGGCAGGTGCTAACTGCTATCCatcacattaaaaaaaaaaaaaaacagaatcaAAGATGTGTTGAATCAAACTGAGAACAAGGGAGAAAAGATTGGAACCAAATCAACAAAGGGCATCTGTGAACCATCAGAGGGGTAAAGACAAATAGTAAGTTGCTGAAAAATGTCATGGGAACAATAAACATGTCGGAAAGAAGATGGGACTAGGCCAGAAAACCACTGGcttatatcatcaaaaaacaggtGCGCTGCTGAAAGTAGAAAAGAGGTGGGAGCGGGTGGACAGTGGATTTTCCTAGAAGAGGAAAACAGAACGAGGAGCAAAGTGGGATCTTCATCTACGTAGCAGCCGCAACACTGTCCTAGAAACAGTCATGGACACTCAAAATGTGACGCAGTGTTCCCTCTGCCTGTGTTCTTACAAAAGAACCTCACAATTGTCTACTCAATTATTAAGTTGAGTGTCAAACACAGCAACCACAACAAAAGTCCTTTTCCCATTAAATGGTGGAAAGCCATATGAATTAAACATCACTAATGTGTTCTGTCCAAACAACCATCCAactaatttctttaaaaaaatgaagatgCAATATAACTGTTCCAGACATATTTTATAGATGTTCCAACACTTCAAGTTACCTAGAAACTATGCCCAGCGATAAGCTATGTATCATTCCCAAACCACAGAAAGATAGATGGTACAAAAAGGAAATTCATTAGCTATAGCTACAGAAGAATAAACTCACACATCAATTGTTCTCATAGTCCATGCAACATCTTAAACATCGGTTAAATCAATCTAACAATCTACTAATACCATAAATTACCGCAAAAGCATTGTATGAAGTGACTAATGATAGTATCATAAGCCTCAACTGTACAAATAAAAAACAGAAGCCTACCAATTTTTCTGTAGTTCTAGCAACATCCCAAGCCACTGAGTTTTCAGTCGCGTGTTCAGCAAATCGAGATAATTCTGAACTACCAGGCCTTGTTTCAGCACTGCGAGGACGCAATGATGTCTGAGAAGTCTGCCTTGACGTCGGTACCCCGGATGATGATGAAGGTCGGGAGTTTGACCCCCATGCTGCAGTAGTTTGTTCAGAAGTCCTATCACTACCAGAAGTTGAAGGCCGGGTTCCACTTCCACCAGATGATGGACGGGCACTCAGTTGACTGGGTGAACTAGTACCACAACTGGTATTTGGAGATAGAGAAGAACCCCATGCATTTAATGCAGAAGATGGTGATTTACTGCCCCAACTGAGGGAACCCCTAGTCAACATAAGATAACATAAGAATTAATTATCTACTCTAGAGGAACAACAGCATAAGAAAAAAAGACTTACTACccaaattaataaaaatgtttacTCACTTGGGCACTATCTCCACATCTGGGTTCAGGCCATGATTTTCTAACCTTAACAAAGAAAAATGAACATGTTTAGACTTTAGATGATGAGCTGACCATACTAATTAACTGAAGTAAATAGTTAAGCAAGAAATCAAATACCTCTGACTAGGTAAATTTATAGGTTTTGGAACAGCAACTTTCCCTAACACAGTCATACCGCCCCTTCTGGTGGAAGAGGCCCACCTGTGCAATATTACCGTCATTAATTTCTATTCACTCAACTAATGAAAATACAATCATGTACACATAAAGGAGGGGTCAAAATTTGAAATCTCCTCACTTAAGGAACCATGCGGTCAGCATCAAAACCATATGATCATAAAAACAGATGGTtttctacaaagatgtatcatAACATGATATGCATAACAAAGCACAAATTAGCGTTTGAGTGCCCAAATCCCCCATCACTATCCCATTTCTAGTGGCTTCTAGTTCTAATGCACACAAGTACAAAACAAAAGTACCTTCGTTCCCCATTCAACATGCTTGAAGTCATTGTCTAGTTGTCGCCACACGGACATTCAATCCAATTTAACGGCCTGATGAAAAAGGAACAAAAACGATAATCACGTCAATGTCAGATACTGCAACTACATATGTATATATTTGTAATTATAACATAGCACTGCCACCAGAGGTGAGTTGAACTAGTAATTATTAACTTCATCTATGTTCACAACCCATTAGCTCGTGCTACAGCAACTCTGTCAAACTCTTTCCCAACCTAAAACATAAAAAAACCTAACCGTTTGCAGAAAAGTGAATCCAACAATCACATGCATACAATAACGCGTTCGGAGTGCTAAGCAGAGACCAAAGGAATATTCAAAAATCAAACAACAGCTAAGAAGCTATTCAATATCGAGTTTGCAATTGAATTGGACTGCGTGATTGACGATTTTTGATAGGAgaaataccttgagaagaaatGGAAGAGGTTTGTAGAAACCCTAGAGAATCTAAAGGAAGGGGTTGCAGAAAAACGAGCTTGGGGAAAACGAGTTTGCGAGAGATCTACGAGAGTGGTGTCTTTCGGTTAGAGTTAGGGTTTTGGTATCGGATCGTAGAGATTCGGCGAAGGTGGAAGGAAGATAGAAGAAGAATAGAAATGGGGAAGAGAGCTTAATGGAACCTGGAAAAGTGGAATTAGGTCTAACGACGTCTTTGATCAAAAGAGCTTAACGATGTTGCGTGTGATtataataaagaatataatattatttttttaaaggttaaatatgttttttttctatttaaaattactcaattttgttttttattcctattaaaaaaaaaagactatTTCTCAACTCACTCCATAGTAATCTTACACACCACGCAAAATTTCAATTTTGCCCCCAACTTTCGTAGATCTATATCCAGAagctttttatattttaaaaaaaaattgattgcttccgtagatgcatctacggaagcgtataAAACACAGTTAATTCCACCTTATATTTAGTTTAGCAATactttcgtagatacatctacggaagaacCCAATGTTTTTAGAACAAAGGTACTTCTGTAGATTCATCTACGGAACAGTCtgctattttttgaattttttgaacgtATTGTAGATCACCCAATGTTTTCTTGTTGCTTTATTCATAAATATACACCGTTAAATTCTAATAAAAGGCAACAGTTGGTAgaccaataaaaatacaatatataaataatgaaaGTCAAAGTGTCGTGTACATCatcaaatacataaaaaaataagCAAGGTCAGAACTGGCGAAAATAAAtagtaattaacaaataaaatttaccTCTCCATCCCATATACGCCTAGCTGCATGATCGTCATACCCTGTCAAAAGGGATGCGTCTATAGGACCCCTAGGGTCAGATAGGCTTTGGCACCAGCTCATCCTCGTATCCATACGGAGATGGCACAACAGATCATGTATCGCCCGTCACTGGCACAGGCACAAGAGTATGAGTAGAAGTAGAAGTAGTGCCACGACGACGTCTGCTAGGGGGGCGGGTGGCATTTGTGAGGAAGGGAGGCCCCTCAACTGGGACAGGTGTAGAATGCCCCGCTATAGCGGGTGTATGAAATGGAATAGAAACTAAGAGCCACTCAACTGGGACAAGTGTAGAATGCCCGGCTGTAGCGGGTGTATCAGGTGGAACAGCAACTCCATCGGTCACCTGAGATATAATGTGCGCCCATTCGCGACGCACAGATGCGTGCCGCACAGTCCTCCCATGCATATCTCTATCTGGTATGTGGGTCATCATGTCTGCATAGGTAACCGTA
Encoded proteins:
- the LOC131661774 gene encoding protein MODIFIER OF SNC1 1-like isoform X4 encodes the protein MTSSMLNGERRWASSTRRGGMTVLGKVAVPKPINLPSQRLENHGLNPDVEIVPKGSLSWGSKSPSSALNAWGSSLSPNTSCGTSSPSQLSARPSSGGSGTRPSTSGSDRTSEQTTAAWGSNSRPSSSSGVPTSRQTSQTSLRPRSAETRPGSSELSRFAEHATENSVAWDVARTTEKLGIKQCKNDSFSLSSGDFPTLGSEKDKSEPDFESQDDVPVHANTKCGTENSWRRDDQAFNEDGMRPGIEKWQGNLHPYPNAGILPQHFDVWRGAPVNNHQRDFWFRGPPNGPFATPVAPGGFPIEPFPFYRPQFPHTGFANPPQVPPPGSGPRGQHNNGEVYRPHMPDAYIPPGMPLRPGFFPGPMAYEAYYGPPMGYCNSNERDVPLMGMATGASVYNRNPIHNPPEPGISHGRSGGHGPVVKSLASEPVESSHTPDTRPYRVLLKQHNELDGKNEPTTNLEGSLTTNASHANERDQSRLPVQENDHRGNMEMDLRRISAHSKEASSQTSGNQGSISVKNTKSLESAGSFDNISERKVDVVSSNKLGIASRPSAPKDSTLIQKIEGLNAKARDISSTKSKDDRMNKFHTGSQMDNDASAGVVSLETTLATEVKNPTVRGVGAFGGEKNLKSSTFSETPTSRQVSHGMHGRRNHRKGRLDTQDVDGWQKKSGVIDSSSSSGTQWEASSILVGEHQISVDAYERSGSYSQVRREGVSVQISDSANSHEQHAMTKELSKQQTKQLQVEEEEQTKKQWAKSLVKLEEVNRRTEAVEGSMQKAYAANSPPQNRQEFQLSESATVLRESGNANSSVMPSDDGACQNVMNPNQSATLYQNVNCADATKSLQSQNNVASKQRRTGYKQKQNLSDPMAYVNVSSSIATNEVSSALPMNSISMVESHGNQKKRNNRNKKNKQKVKDISFLPALPTAMLKEADLSSSSVENKPREDIELDQGSLQSSSLYKDPNQYSEQKFSLIEESYGRTNNLLKSQHSRRMPRNMQANRLTEKSRGSDALMWAPVKLPNKGILDESSEKSKIEAIVPAKSEQQVILDESSEKSKIEVIVPAKSEQQVHNLRNKRAEMERYIPKPIAKEMAQQGSSQQTVSSISQVLTDECVEKVDSGSEGPQITQNTISGAEIVSSVLESKIGVSRQTRVGKGKSHGSWRQRNSTESKDVHDMLDGVNHGSDSYQNIQIPMERQKVQMSETRGQWKHANNTSKPDASNNLENHDSAVSVSVPIIKDHKGTVRERQPFRRQKGTGVNHDVDPPKRAGGTRKTETLISSSVPDMNAVLKENQSIGDRGSSHWQPKFQSSNNQRGDRPKRKEFTHGGSFPDSIDKDSSFLAAQPPRQPVSENSMDREAPNFGNVDVKRESRNAPPEGHSHSLNQVAVSSSEQAPTSMGPRIQHHPSSGVRRNGNQSHFGKEREFREDWKTHAQDNRYHQNRERQGPPPNYHHEYHSLGPHGDSKSDNFERPKDGYYQARGRFRERDQIHSRRGGGN
- the LOC131661774 gene encoding protein MODIFIER OF SNC1 1-like isoform X2; protein product: MTSSMLNGERRWASSTRRGGMTVLGKVAVPKPINLPSQRLENHGLNPDVEIVPNWGSKSPSSALNAWGSSLSPNTSCGTSSPSQLSARPSSGGSGTRPSTSGSDRTSEQTTAAWGSNSRPSSSSGVPTSRQTSQTSLRPRSAETRPGSSELSRFAEHATENSVAWDVARTTEKLGIKQCKNDSFSLSSGDFPTLGSEKDKSEPDFESQDQGSHIRPDSSAVLGKEKNETSTVDDVPVHANTKCGTENSWRRDDQAFNEDGMRPGIEKWQGNLHPYPNAGILPQHFDVWRGAPVNNHQRDFWFRGPPNGPFATPVAPGGFPIEPFPFYRPQFPHTGFANPPQVPPPGSGPRGQHNNGEVYRPHMPDAYIPPGMPLRPGFFPGPMAYEAYYGPPMGYCNSNERDVPLMGMATGASVYNRNPIHNPPEPGISHGRSGGHGPVVKSLASEPVESSHTPDTRPYRVLLKQHNELDGKNEPTTNLEGSLTTNASHANERDQSRLPVQENDHRGNMEMDLRRISAHSKEASSQTSGNQGSISVKNTKSLESAGSFDNISERKVDVVSSNKLGIASRPSAPKDSTLIQKIEGLNAKARDISSTKSKDDRMNKFHTGSQMDNDASAGVVSLETTLATEVKNPTVRGVGAFGGEKNLKSSTFSETPTSRQVSHGMHGRRNHRKGRLDTQDVDGWQKKSGVIDSSSSSGTQWEASSILVGEHQISVDAYERSGSYSQVRREGVSVQISDSANSHEQHAMTKELSKQQTKQLQVEEEEQTKKQWAKSLVKLEEVNRRTEAVEGSMQKAYAANSPPQNRQEFQLSESATVLRESGNANSSVMPSDDGACQNVMNPNQSATLYQNVNCADATKSLQSQNNVASKQRRTGYKQKQNLSDPMAYVNVSSSIATNEVSSALPMNSISMVESHGNQKKRNNRNKKNKQKVKDISFLPALPTAMLKEADLSSSSVENKPREDIELDQGSLQSSSLYKDPNQYSEQKFSLIEESYGRTNNLLKSQHSRRMPRNMQANRLTEKSRGSDALMWAPVKLPNKGILDESSEKSKIEAIVPAKSEQQVILDESSEKSKIEVIVPAKSEQQVHNLRNKRAEMERYIPKPIAKEMAQQGSSQQTVSSISQVLTDECVEKVDSGSEGPQITQNTISGAEIVSSVLESKIGVSRQTRVGKGKSHGSWRQRNSTESKDVHDMLDGVNHGSDSYQNIQIPMERQKVQMSETRGQWKHANNTSKPDASNNLENHDSAVSVSVPIIKDHKGTVRERQPFRRQKGTGVNHDVDPPKRAGGTRKTETLISSSVPDMNAVLKENQSIGDRGSSHWQPKFQSSNNQRGDRPKRKEFTHGGSFPDSIDKDSSFLAAQPPRQPVSENSMDREAPNFGNVDVKRESRNAPPEGHSHSLNQVAVSSSEQAPTSMGPRIQHHPSSGVRRNGNQSHFGKEREFREDWKTHAQDNRYHQNRERQGPPPNYHHEYHSLGPHGDSKSDNFERPKDGYYQARGRFRERDQIHSRRGGGN
- the LOC131661774 gene encoding protein MODIFIER OF SNC1 1-like isoform X1, which encodes MTSSMLNGERRWASSTRRGGMTVLGKVAVPKPINLPSQRLENHGLNPDVEIVPKGSLSWGSKSPSSALNAWGSSLSPNTSCGTSSPSQLSARPSSGGSGTRPSTSGSDRTSEQTTAAWGSNSRPSSSSGVPTSRQTSQTSLRPRSAETRPGSSELSRFAEHATENSVAWDVARTTEKLGIKQCKNDSFSLSSGDFPTLGSEKDKSEPDFESQDQGSHIRPDSSAVLGKEKNETSTVDDVPVHANTKCGTENSWRRDDQAFNEDGMRPGIEKWQGNLHPYPNAGILPQHFDVWRGAPVNNHQRDFWFRGPPNGPFATPVAPGGFPIEPFPFYRPQFPHTGFANPPQVPPPGSGPRGQHNNGEVYRPHMPDAYIPPGMPLRPGFFPGPMAYEAYYGPPMGYCNSNERDVPLMGMATGASVYNRNPIHNPPEPGISHGRSGGHGPVVKSLASEPVESSHTPDTRPYRVLLKQHNELDGKNEPTTNLEGSLTTNASHANERDQSRLPVQENDHRGNMEMDLRRISAHSKEASSQTSGNQGSISVKNTKSLESAGSFDNISERKVDVVSSNKLGIASRPSAPKDSTLIQKIEGLNAKARDISSTKSKDDRMNKFHTGSQMDNDASAGVVSLETTLATEVKNPTVRGVGAFGGEKNLKSSTFSETPTSRQVSHGMHGRRNHRKGRLDTQDVDGWQKKSGVIDSSSSSGTQWEASSILVGEHQISVDAYERSGSYSQVRREGVSVQISDSANSHEQHAMTKELSKQQTKQLQVEEEEQTKKQWAKSLVKLEEVNRRTEAVEGSMQKAYAANSPPQNRQEFQLSESATVLRESGNANSSVMPSDDGACQNVMNPNQSATLYQNVNCADATKSLQSQNNVASKQRRTGYKQKQNLSDPMAYVNVSSSIATNEVSSALPMNSISMVESHGNQKKRNNRNKKNKQKVKDISFLPALPTAMLKEADLSSSSVENKPREDIELDQGSLQSSSLYKDPNQYSEQKFSLIEESYGRTNNLLKSQHSRRMPRNMQANRLTEKSRGSDALMWAPVKLPNKGILDESSEKSKIEAIVPAKSEQQVILDESSEKSKIEVIVPAKSEQQVHNLRNKRAEMERYIPKPIAKEMAQQGSSQQTVSSISQVLTDECVEKVDSGSEGPQITQNTISGAEIVSSVLESKIGVSRQTRVGKGKSHGSWRQRNSTESKDVHDMLDGVNHGSDSYQNIQIPMERQKVQMSETRGQWKHANNTSKPDASNNLENHDSAVSVSVPIIKDHKGTVRERQPFRRQKGTGVNHDVDPPKRAGGTRKTETLISSSVPDMNAVLKENQSIGDRGSSHWQPKFQSSNNQRGDRPKRKEFTHGGSFPDSIDKDSSFLAAQPPRQPVSENSMDREAPNFGNVDVKRESRNAPPEGHSHSLNQVAVSSSEQAPTSMGPRIQHHPSSGVRRNGNQSHFGKEREFREDWKTHAQDNRYHQNRERQGPPPNYHHEYHSLGPHGDSKSDNFERPKDGYYQARGRFRERDQIHSRRGGGN